One Trichosurus vulpecula isolate mTriVul1 chromosome 7, mTriVul1.pri, whole genome shotgun sequence genomic region harbors:
- the PAQR8 gene encoding membrane progestin receptor beta, with protein MTTAILERLSTLSVSGQQLRRLPKLLEDGLPKMPCTVPESDVPQLFREPYIHTGYRPTGHEWRYYFFSLFQKHNEVVNVWTHLLAALAVLLRFQAFVEAETLPWTSAHSLPLLLFILSSITYLTCSLLAHLLQSKSELSHYTFYFVDYVGVSIYQYGSALAHFFYSSDPAWYERFWLFFLPAAAFCGWLSCAGCCYAKYRYRRPYPVMRKICQVVPAGLAFILDISPVAHRVALCHLSGCQEQAAWYHTLQIFFFLVSAYFFSCPVPEKYFPGSCDIVGHGHQIFHAFLSVCTLSQLEAILLDYQGRQDIFLQRHSPLSVYLACLSFFLLAACSGTTAALLRRKIKAELTKKDS; from the coding sequence ATGACAACCGCCATCTTAGAGCGCCTCAGCACCCTCTCTGTCAGTGGACAGCAGCTCCGTCGCCTGCCTAAGCTCCTCGAGGATGGCCTTCCCAAGATGCCTTGCACTGTCCCAGAAAGCGATGTGCCCCAGCTCTTCCGGGAGCCTTACATCCACACTGGCTACCGCCCCACGGGCCATGAGTGGCGTTACTATTTCTTCAGCCTCTTTCAGAAACACAACGAGGTGGTCAATGTCTGGACCCACTTGCTGGCAGCTCTGGCTGTCCTCCTGAGATTCCAAGCCTTTGTGGAGGCGGAAACCCTCCCGTGGACCTCGGCGCACTCCTTGCCCTTGCTCCTCTTCATCTTGTCCTCTATCACATACCTCACCTGCAGCCTCCTGGCCCACCTGCTGCAGTCGAAATCAGAGCTGTCCCACTACACCTTCTATTTTGTGGATTACGTTGGGGTGAGCATCTACCAGTATGGCAGTGCCCTGGCTCACTTCTTCTATAGCTCTGACCCGGCCTGGTATGAGCGgttctggcttttcttcctgcCGGCAGCTGCCTTCTGCGGCTGGTTGTCTTGTGCCGGTTGCTGCTATGCCAAGTACCGTTATAGGAGGCCTTACCCAGTCATGAGAAAGATCTGTCAAGTGGTCCCAGCAGGGCTGGCCTTCATTCTGGACATCAGTCCCGTGGCCCATAGAGTGGCACTGTGCCACCTGTCTGGCTGTCAGGAGCAGGCTGCCTGGTACCACACCctacagattttcttttttctggtcaGTGCCTATTTCTTCTCCTGCCCAGTCCCAGAGAAATATTTCCCAGGCTCCTGTGATATTGTGGGTCATGGGCACCAGATCTTCCATGCCTTCTTGTCAGTCTGCACCCTCTCCCAACTGGAGGCCATTCTTCTGGATTACCAAGGACGACAGGATATCTTTCTGCAGCGGCATAGCCCCCTCTCTGTCTACTTGGCCTGCCTCTCGTTCTTCCTTTTGGCTGCCTGCAGTGGTACAACTGCAGCCCTCCTGAGGCGCAAGATCAAGGCTGAACTGACTAAGAAGGATTCCTGA